The Herminiimonas arsenitoxidans sequence TGCGCAGCCAGCAGCAGTTGTGACGATTGCATCACCGTCAGCAGTCAGAGCACCGTTGCGAGTTGCAGATCGTGCGGAGGTTAAGCAGCCACAAGTTGCTCGCATTTCCGCGAGAAGATCCTGATCGGGGCTAACTGATTGATTCGATCAATGCGCTATTAGAAATCATGGACTCTCCTTAGGGAGATAGGACTGGGGATTTATTTTCTGCAGCTTCTCCAGCAAGCTTGCATCGGATACTTCTCCAATGCGAGAGTCCATTAAGTTACCGCTTGCATCAAAAAAATACGTCGAAGGCATCCCTTTAACTCCAAATTCCTTTCCGGCGACACCCGATGTATCCATGAGTACATTTCGTATCATTAGATGATTTGATGCCAAGAACTGCTCCACTTGCAACTTCGACTCACCCTGATTAATAAACACAAAATTAATGCCAGGATTCTGTTGCTGTGCCTTCTCAAGAACTGGCATCTCTCTCTGACAAGGCGGACACCAAGTTGCCCAAAAATTGATGACCGTAGGCTGGCCCTTAAACTTTGCCAGATAAACCTCATCGCCAGTCATTGAATTAAGTTTCAAGTCAGGAATAGGAAGTGCATCCTTTGCCAGCATTGCCAAGGCGACAGTCCCAGCTATCCACACTAAGCTAGAACCGAACATCACGAGGAGTAGCGGCTTCCTTAAATAAACTTTCCTTTTAATCAGTAGAAGTGCATACAGCCATGCAGCTATAACACCCGCCTGTGCGTTCCAACCGCCATCTCGTATATCAAGAATATCTAATGGGCTGGAAAAATAAGCTGCTCTGTATTGAATAACAAATGCGATACGAGCCACCAATACCGCGACAACGAGAATTTTGAAAAAATGATTCTCGATAGTCTTTTCAGTGCCCTTATCCACAAGCTTCGCAATAAGGTTGCCGATGAAGACTGCTACGGCAATCAAAATAAGTGAATACGGAATCGCGAGCGGGCCGATTTGTAAAGATGATGTCATCGATTGCCATCCTGTCTAATGAACTGAGAAAAACGTTGTATCAAGCCGGAAGATGAGAACGCTACTCACGCTAGACTCGACGGATGGATGCAACACCCAGCCTTCCTGTGAGTGTTACTGTGGAGTGCGCCTAAGATCGCAGCAAGGCTTGTTAGATCCTCAAAAACAAAAAGGCCAATCAGTTGATTGGCCTTTTTGTTTTTAATTTTATTGGTCGGGACGGAGTGATTCGAACACTCGACCCCTTGCACCCCATGCAAGTACGCTACCAGGCTGCGCTACGCCCCGACAAGCGAAAAATTATACCAGAGCAGGAATGTATTTTCGTCATGCATCAGCGTGAAATTCTTGCACTAACGCAGTACTTATTTCAGCAGCGCCAAAATCTCGATCAGTTCATTGCGAATAGCTGATAACTGACCGGAGTCGACTGTTGCAGCAGGTGGAGCATCATCGTCCAAGTGCGCATCCAGAATACGGCTATCCAGCTTATTACGCGCGCCGCTGATAGTGAAACCTTGTTCGTACAGCAGTTCACGAATACGACGAATCAGCAGTACTTCATGATGCTGGTAGTAGCGGCGGTTACCGCGACGCTTCACTGGTTTCAACTGCGTAAATTCCTGCTCCCAATAACGCAGGACGTGCGGCTTCACGCCACACAATTCGCTGACTTCACCAATGGTGAAATAACGTTTTGCGGGAATCGGTGGCAATGCAACCAATTCTGGTTTCTGGATCCGTTCGTTCATTTAATTCAGGCTGTATGCGCGAGCGGTTTTTGGCTGGAATCCTCTACCATGCCTTTGAGCTTCTGGCTCGCATGAAAGGTGACGACGCGACGCGCCGTGATTGGAATTTCTTCCCCGGTCTTTGGATTACGTCCCGGACGCTGCGGTTTGTCACGCAACTGGAAATTGCCGAATCCGGACAATTTGACCGCTTCGCCACGTTCCAGTGCGTTACGAATTTCATCGAAAAACGTCTCGACCATATCTTTGGCTTCGCGCTTGTTCAAGCCAACTTGCTCAAACAGCAACTCAGCCAACTCAGCCTTGGTCAAGGTTGGCAAGTCTTTTTCAGCTTGCGAACGCACCTGCGCCTCCAACATCGCGCGGTTGAGATCGGCAGCTAATACTGATTGGAGTTCGGCTGAATTCACGTCGTTCATATTATTATTCCCTGCCTCTTTATGCACGCAATTTAGCCCCATGCTTTGTACTAGCGGCGGCAACAAATGCAGCCATTGCGGCATCGACCAAATCATCTTGCAGGGTTAATTGAGTATCTTGTAAGGTGAAGCGGAAAGCAAGGCTTTTTTCATCCGACTCCAATCCCTTTCCACGATATTCATCAAATAAAACAACCACTTGCAGAATATGACAAACTGGATTAGCTTGCTTTTCAGCAACAAAGCTATCCATCAAATCCTGCATGGAGACTGTTTGTTTGACGACCAAAGCCAGATCCCGTGTTACTGCCGGGAACTTGGAAATCTCTTTGTAAGAAGGTACGTCTACTCGCTGCAAGGCATCTGCATCAACCTCGAACAAAACAGGTGCCAGCGGCAGATCGTACTTTTGCTGCCAACGTGGATGCAATTCACCGATAAAGCCGACTACTTTGCCTTCGAGCAAAACGTTAGCAGAGCGTCCTGGATGCAATGCTGGATGCTCTACTTTGGTAAAGCTCAGCTTCTTCGGTGCAAACAATGCTTCCAGATCAGCTTTGACATCGAAGTAATCGACATTGCGTGATGCTTGTCCCCATTGCTCTTCAGCAATCGAACCATAGGCCATCGCAGCCACGCGTTTAGGCTGATCGTAACCAGCGACCGATAATGGCCCGTCTTGTTTTTCATTGTTGCGCAGATACACAGCGCCAATTTCAAACAAGCGAATACGGCTGACTTTACGATTCAGGTTGTAGCGCACATTCGCGATCAAGCTACCGATCATCGATGAACGCATAACGCTCATCTGACTAGCGATCGGATTCAACAATTTGATCGGATTGGTATTGCCGGCAAAATCGGCTTCCCACGTTTGTTCGACAAAGCTGAAGTTAACTACTTCCTGGTAATCCGCATCGGCCAACTGGCGACGGACAGTAAACAAGGAACGTGTATTCTCTGGGCGAATACGCATTGCGCTCGCAGCGACTGGTGGCAAGGCTGGAATATTCTCAAAACCATAGACGCGCGCAATCTCTTCAATCAGATCTTCTTCAATCTCGATATCGAAGCGATACGACGGTGGCGTGACAGAAAACACACCATCTTTTTGCGTGAACGACAAACCAAGTCGCGTAAAGATATCTGCAATCAGTTCATCTGTCAGCGGTACACCGATGACTTTGACGGCGCGTGCAGTACGCACACTGACAGGCTCGCGCTTAGGCAAGTTGACGATGTGATCGTCGATAGGACCAACAGCGGTTTGATCTTTCTGGCCGCAAATTTCAACGATTAATGCAGTGATGCGCTCCATGTGCTCAACCGTCGTAGCGAAATCAACGCCACGCTCAAAACGATGCGCTGCATCGGTAGAGAAGTTAAAACGACGTCCACGACCTTGAATAGCATTTGGATACCAGAATGCTGCTTCAAGGTAGATATCTTGCGTATCAAGCGATACGGCGCTTGCGTCGCCGCCCATGATGCCGGCCAGCGATTCGATTTCTTTCTCGTCAGCGATCACGCCTATCCACTCATCGACTGCAACGGTATTGCCGTTCAACAGTTTCAGCGATTCACCGGCTTTGCCCCAACGAATATCCAAACCGCCGTGGATCTTGCTCAGATCGAACACATGCGTAGGACGACCGAGTTCCAGCATCACGTAATTGGAAATATCAACCAGCGCCGAGATCGGACGTTGACCACTACGTTCCAGACGTTGCTTCATCCAGTCTGGTGTTTGTGCTTTAGCGTTCAAGCCACGAATGATACGACCGGAAAAACGACCACATAAATCAGGGGCAGAAACCGTCACTGGCAATACATCAGTAATCGTTGCAGGAACGGTCTGATAGGTCGGCGCTTTCAATGGCGTACCAGTCAACGCGGATACTTCACGCGCGACACCCAATACCGACAGACAATCTGCCTTGTTCGGGGTCAGCTTGATCGTGAACTTCAAATCGTTCAGTTGATAGTAATCACGGAAATTTTGACCGATCGGTGCATCAGCTGGCAAATCCATCAAGCCGCCCTGCTCGTCCGACAATTTCAATTCTTTTGCCGAACACAACATGCCTTGCGATTCCACACCGCGCAATGCACCGACTTTGATTTCGAACGGTTTGCCGTCTTCACCTGGCGGCAAGATTGCACCTGCCATTGCACAGACAACCTTCATGCCGACGCGCACATTCGGCGCACCACACACGATGTTGAGCATGGTGCCGGTACCAGCATTGACTTGACACACGTTCAAACGATCAGCGTTTGGATGTTTGGCGACTTCCAACACTTCTGCCACCACCACATTCGAGAATGGTGGCGCGACCGGCTCAACCTCTTCGACCTCGAGGCCAGACATCGTCAACAAGTGTGCCAATTCGTCCGAAGTCATGTTCGGATCGACCATCGTACGGAGCCAGCTTTCGGAAAATTGCATGATTAAAACCTTTTGCCACAGACGTCACAAAAATACAGAAAGAATCAGAGCAGGCGCTCAATGAGCGCGCTCCGGCTTGTCACTGCTTTTAGTTGAATTGTTTGAGAAACCGCAAATCGCCTTCGTAGAACAGGCGCAGATCGTTGATGCCATAACGCAGCATCGTCAAGCGTTCCAGACCGGAGCCGAACGCGAAGCCGATGTATTGTTCTGGATCGATACCCATATTGCGCAGCACGGTCGGATGCACTTGACCAGCGCCTGAGACTTCCAGCCAGCGACCTTTCAATGGACCGCTACCGAAAGCAATATCAATCTCGGCCGACGGTTCCGTGAACGGGAAATACGATGGGCGGAAACGCACTTGCAAATCGTCGGTTTCAAAGAAGGCTTTGACGAAATTAAGGTAGACACCTTTCAAGTCGGCGAAGCTGATGTTTTCATCGATCCACAAACCTTCGACCTGATGGAACATAGGCGAGTGCGTCGCATCGCTATCGACACGATAAGTACGACCAGGCGCTATCACACGGATCGGCGGTTTGTTCATGCGCGCATAACGCACTTGCATCGGACTGGTGTGCGTACGCAACAGCAAAGGCTTGCCTTGCGTATCGTTGCCGTCGATGTAGAAAGTGTCTTGCATCGAACGCGCTGGATGATTCTCCGGGCTGTTCAATGCGGTGAAATTAGTCCAGTCGTTTTCAATTTCCGGGCCGTCGGCAACATCAAAGCCTATCGAACCGAAAATTTCTTCGACGCGCTGCCATGTGCGCATTACTGGGTGTATGCCGCCGGTACCGCGACCGCGGCCTGGCAGTGTAATGTCGATCGCCTCTGCGTTCAGACGCGCTTCCATCTGTGCATTCGATAATGCATCACGACGTGCGGTCAGTGCAGCTTCGATTTTTTCTTTGGCGGAATTAATGACAGCGCCCTGTGCTTTGCGCTCATCCGGCGCAAGCTTGCCCAGGCTCTTCATTTGTTCGGTGATCTGTCCCGTTTTACCGAGGTACTTCGCTTTCGCGTTTTCCAGCGCGGCGGCATCATCTGCGACGGCGAAATCGGTCTGGGCTTGAATGACAAGTTGTTCTAGGGGATTCATGCGGTATGTTTTCGTCCTTAACAAGGAAGCCGAAAAAGAAGCCCAAAAGGCTGTGCAAAAATAAAAACGGGACATAGGTATAAACCCTGCCCCGCTCTCGGATATTGCTGCACTGTCCGAAGACAGTGCATACGATCACAACTTAAGCAGCGATGGTAGTTTTCACCTGATTCACGATTGCCGCGAATGCTGGCTTGTCCATCACAGCCATATCGGCCAGGACTTTACGGTCCAGTTCGATGGATGCGCGTTTCAGACCGTTCATGAACACGCTGTATGTCAGACCATGTTCACGCGATGCTGCATTGATACGGGTGATCCACAATGCGCGGAAAACACGTTTCTTGTTACGACGATCACGGTATGCATATTGACCAGCGCGCATAACTGCTTGCTTGGCAATACGGTAAACCTTGCTGCGACGACCACGATAGCCTTTAGCTTGATCGAGGACTTTTTTATGACGGGCCCGTGCTGTGACCCCACGTTTTACTCTAGGCATGATTGCTCCTGATTAATTGAGTGAGGTTAAGCGTTCGGCATCATTGCACGAACGGAATTCATGTTGGTGTCATGAACACCTACAGAGCCGCGCAATTGACGTTTGTTTTTGGTAGTTTTCTTGGTCAGAA is a genomic window containing:
- the rpmI gene encoding 50S ribosomal protein L35, producing the protein MPKMKTKSSAKKRFRVRPGGTVKRGQAFKRHILTKKTTKNKRQLRGSVGVHDTNMNSVRAMMPNA
- a CDS encoding MerR family transcriptional regulator: MNERIQKPELVALPPIPAKRYFTIGEVSELCGVKPHVLRYWEQEFTQLKPVKRRGNRRYYQHHEVLLIRRIRELLYEQGFTISGARNKLDSRILDAHLDDDAPPAATVDSGQLSAIRNELIEILALLK
- the rplT gene encoding 50S ribosomal protein L20 produces the protein MPRVKRGVTARARHKKVLDQAKGYRGRRSKVYRIAKQAVMRAGQYAYRDRRNKKRVFRALWITRINAASREHGLTYSVFMNGLKRASIELDRKVLADMAVMDKPAFAAIVNQVKTTIAA
- a CDS encoding TlpA disulfide reductase family protein translates to MTSSLQIGPLAIPYSLILIAVAVFIGNLIAKLVDKGTEKTIENHFFKILVVAVLVARIAFVIQYRAAYFSSPLDILDIRDGGWNAQAGVIAAWLYALLLIKRKVYLRKPLLLVMFGSSLVWIAGTVALAMLAKDALPIPDLKLNSMTGDEVYLAKFKGQPTVINFWATWCPPCQREMPVLEKAQQQNPGINFVFINQGESKLQVEQFLASNHLMIRNVLMDTSGVAGKEFGVKGMPSTYFFDASGNLMDSRIGEVSDASLLEKLQKINPQSYLPKESP
- the pheS gene encoding phenylalanine--tRNA ligase subunit alpha, translated to MNPLEQLVIQAQTDFAVADDAAALENAKAKYLGKTGQITEQMKSLGKLAPDERKAQGAVINSAKEKIEAALTARRDALSNAQMEARLNAEAIDITLPGRGRGTGGIHPVMRTWQRVEEIFGSIGFDVADGPEIENDWTNFTALNSPENHPARSMQDTFYIDGNDTQGKPLLLRTHTSPMQVRYARMNKPPIRVIAPGRTYRVDSDATHSPMFHQVEGLWIDENISFADLKGVYLNFVKAFFETDDLQVRFRPSYFPFTEPSAEIDIAFGSGPLKGRWLEVSGAGQVHPTVLRNMGIDPEQYIGFAFGSGLERLTMLRYGINDLRLFYEGDLRFLKQFN
- the pheT gene encoding phenylalanine--tRNA ligase subunit beta, whose product is MQFSESWLRTMVDPNMTSDELAHLLTMSGLEVEEVEPVAPPFSNVVVAEVLEVAKHPNADRLNVCQVNAGTGTMLNIVCGAPNVRVGMKVVCAMAGAILPPGEDGKPFEIKVGALRGVESQGMLCSAKELKLSDEQGGLMDLPADAPIGQNFRDYYQLNDLKFTIKLTPNKADCLSVLGVAREVSALTGTPLKAPTYQTVPATITDVLPVTVSAPDLCGRFSGRIIRGLNAKAQTPDWMKQRLERSGQRPISALVDISNYVMLELGRPTHVFDLSKIHGGLDIRWGKAGESLKLLNGNTVAVDEWIGVIADEKEIESLAGIMGGDASAVSLDTQDIYLEAAFWYPNAIQGRGRRFNFSTDAAHRFERGVDFATTVEHMERITALIVEICGQKDQTAVGPIDDHIVNLPKREPVSVRTARAVKVIGVPLTDELIADIFTRLGLSFTQKDGVFSVTPPSYRFDIEIEEDLIEEIARVYGFENIPALPPVAASAMRIRPENTRSLFTVRRQLADADYQEVVNFSFVEQTWEADFAGNTNPIKLLNPIASQMSVMRSSMIGSLIANVRYNLNRKVSRIRLFEIGAVYLRNNEKQDGPLSVAGYDQPKRVAAMAYGSIAEEQWGQASRNVDYFDVKADLEALFAPKKLSFTKVEHPALHPGRSANVLLEGKVVGFIGELHPRWQQKYDLPLAPVLFEVDADALQRVDVPSYKEISKFPAVTRDLALVVKQTVSMQDLMDSFVAEKQANPVCHILQVVVLFDEYRGKGLESDEKSLAFRFTLQDTQLTLQDDLVDAAMAAFVAAASTKHGAKLRA
- a CDS encoding integration host factor subunit alpha, with the translated sequence MLEAQVRSQAEKDLPTLTKAELAELLFEQVGLNKREAKDMVETFFDEIRNALERGEAVKLSGFGNFQLRDKPQRPGRNPKTGEEIPITARRVVTFHASQKLKGMVEDSSQKPLAHTA